GTTCGCCGATACAATCAGCATCATGGGACGGCGCATTTCATCCTGCATCCCCGGAATATCCATCATGTTTTCCGGCGGCTGCGGCTCCACAATATGATTTATTATAAAACCATTTGAAAGCAGTGTATTTAGATATGTGGTCAGTGTTCTATGATATTTTGTAACCTTTTCTCCCAAAAACACAGCTGTCCGTTTGCCCTCATAATAATAATTATCCACCGGAAAATGCAGTATTTCTCCTTTTTCGTTATAATGCCAGTCTTGTGTTCCATAGGCAGTAAAAACAGGATGTTCAACCGTAAAAACTAGATTACCACCAGACTTCAGTATTCTATATATCTTTTTTACTAAAATCTCATAATCTGCTACATAGTGAAACGCAAGTGAACTTAATATTACATCAAAACTCTCCTCTGGGAATTCCACATCTTCTATAGCACAGCATTTATATTCAACCTGTGGAAAATGTGTTTTTTCTTTGGCTACCTCGAGCATTTTATGAGAAATATCAACACCTACAACAGAAGACGCTCCGTGTTCCATCGCATAAATACAGTGCCATCCATAGCCGCATCCTAAATCAAGCACACGCTTATCTTTAAAATCCGGCAGCAGCTTTCTCAATGTTTCCCATTCTCCTGCACCGGCTAGTCCCTGCTGTGAGCGACTCATTTGACTGTATTTTTGAAAAAATATATTATCATCATATTTGTTTTCTTTCATCTGAATTCCCCCTCGTTTAAAAAGTTATTTCTCTCCGTTCTTCTTCTCTTAGGTTATGGCAATGGTCTTATGTCAATATTTTTGTCTATCCAACCCCAAATCAACACTTCTGTCTATCCAACTATAAAAATTCATCTCTTTGCAGCCTCTAAAACGCGGAAAATCCGAGGACCTGGATTTACGTCCAAATCCTCGGATAAGCCTTATATTTCAAGCATTTTCACACTATCAATTATGTACTTTAGTCAACAGAACCACGCTCTCAACATGGCTCGAGAGGACAGAATGAATGTCATTTGAGCGTATCCGTTCTCGGAAACATATCCACTACGTTTTTGGCACTATCGGTAGGCGGGAACATATCCAATCTCTCTCTGGAATGTATACCATACTTTTAAAAGGCAGAATAGCATTTTAACTTATGCTACCCTACCTATAACTAAACATTTACAGTTGCATGTGGCCTATTGTTTTTAGCCGTTAAATATTTTATAACTATTAAATAGCGATACAAATTGTTCGAAACTAATATTGTTTATATCATATATTCTCGCATATTTTAAAGCTTTATTAAATTGATTTTTTGTAAACAGTTTTTCATACTCTTTGTTAACCCATTTCATTACAAAAGTTTCATATTTTTTTCTCTCTTTAAATGCCATTTTTGCTGGCTTTCTTTTTAATACAATTAATACGCTATCCACTTTAGGTTTTGGATGGAAATAATACCTGGGAATTTTTGCTAATATAGAAATATCTACCTCTGCCATTAACAGCAATGCTAGTGATCTGTTTGTATCTAATAAACTTTTAGCAAAACCATATTCCACTATTAAATAACTTATTGTGGCTGAACTTTCAAAAACAATTTTTCGAATTATATTTGTGCTTATGTTGTAAGGTATGTTGCCAAATATTTTATATGGATTGTGGCTAGGAAATGTAAATTTTAGTATATCATCATTTACTATTTGATAGTTAGGATAATTTAAGAGCTTATTACGAGTTACCTCACATAATTTAGAATCAATTTCTATCGCCGTAACAAAATTACATCTCTTTACCAATTCAGCAGTAAAATGACCTTTCCCTGCACCTATTTCAAAGATGTTATCTTTTTCATCTAAACTTATGCAATTCATTATTTTTTCTATGTGATATTTTGAAGTAATAAAATTTTGACTATCTTTTATATTTACTTTGTTCATTATAACCCCTCCTTAATTTATTTCATCTCTTTTCGAATATTTATTCATTAATTCCTCTAACCCTGCTTCGGATGTTAGAATTTCAAGATTATCAACCTTAATTCCCACGAAACCCTATAGGTTGCGGATTTGAGGTTTATCTTTTTCCTTGTTGATTTCGCTGATTTTGTAGAAGTGTACCTCTTCATCTGCCTGCTTGCACACCTTGATGAAGTTGGTCATGTCTTCATCAGGTACAGTCAGATAGACAAGTTCTCCGCCACTTTTCCATGTGACAAACTGTAGGTCGTAATAATAATTGTGTTTGAAATCAACAATCTTCTGATGACTTGCATGCACAAACACCAGACTATGGATGACGGGTACCATGAAAAAGACTTTCTTGCCCTTGACAGTGCGAAGGACTTTCTGCTTGGGTATGAAATACTCTAAGCCATACGTTTCATTAGAGAGCCGATCTTCGGCAGTATTCTCGTTCTTGTAGACCCGCATGACATACCACAGTATCTTATCCTTGTCCAATACATTCACCATACTGTTTTGACATGTGTTTTTTGAGAAAAGAACGTACTCATGGTTCATCCCGATATGCGTATCGGTCTGTATATCAGCAACTTTCTATGTGTTTCAACTACAATAGTCATCTATTCTCATCTTTCTGAGTCCACCCCCTGCAAAGCCCCTCTTTACGACATAAAAATTCGGTCGGAAAAGGTATGCAAAAGATGTTTCTCTCTTTAAGAGAAATATCGTTTTGCTAAACAGTTGATATTGAGGTATCATTTTATCGTAAAAGACATATTTGCTCAACAATTGCTTGACGGAAATCAACAAATTTTAGCATTTTTGTAAAAAAGTCGCTATATAATTTGGTGAATTGGAGTTATTTTCATATTTTTGCATCCCGAAGAGTTTCTCTTAAAGAGAGAAACACCTTTTTGCTCAACAATCCCCGACTTTTTTATTATAGTTGCGGTATCACACCGCAATACAATAGTTATAAATATTGAAATAAAGGTGCAGTGAGACGCTGCACCTCCTAAAGAGAATTGATGATGAGATTGTTGGCGTTGTCAACGACAGAGGTGTCCAATGAGGAGAGGTATATCTGTGTGGTTTTCTCGGAGTCATGCCCCAATGCCTCGCTGATAGTAGATACGGGCACGTTCTTGCTCTTGGCTATGCTTGCCCAGGAGTGGCGGGCTACGTAGGTGGTCAGGGGTACGGACAGGCCTATCATTTCTCCGATTTTCTTCAACTGCTTGGTGATACGGCTATAGGCATTCTTGTACTGTCTCCAGAATATGGCTCCCTCTCCTTTTGCTATAGGGAGCAGGTAGGGAGAATCATCTGTTTTGTACTTCGCCACTATCTCCTGCATGGCAGGTTCCCATTTGATGTGCAACTGTTGTGAGGTCTTCTGACGGCGGTAAATGAGCGTACTGCCATGCAGATTGCTTGGTGTAAGTTGTGCCATATCGATGAACGACATCCCACGGGTATAGAAACTGAACAGGAACATATCCCTTGCAAGCTCCAAACGGGGGTTCAGACTCAAGTCCAGCTCTTTCAGTTGCTTGATGATTTCCAAGGGGAGTGCCCGCTTGACGGTCTTGTCGATGCCGGTATATACATGCTTGAACGGTGAGGAAGAGATGACCAGTCCGTCATCTACGGCATGATTGTAGATGGTGCGCAGGTTGCGGATGTAGAAAGAGGTGGTGTTGCGGCACAGTCCGCTGTCTTTCAGCCACTGTTCATAGCCTTGTATCGTTGTCCCATCGACTTCCTCCAATGGCACATCGCCTCCTTTCAGGTAACGCTGGAGGCTGTTGAGGGTGGTTTTGTACCTTGCTACCATCCGCTTCTTGCCGATGCGTCTCAGTTTTTCGTTCAACTCCAGCGTATAGCCGATAATGCCATGTAATTCTTTTCCCTCATGGAAGTTGTCAACGACGGTGTCTGCTGTATATGACTGCCCTTCCTTGTCCAACCGTGCAATGACCAACAGCAGTTTCTTCCTGTCAGCATCCAATGTATCTTTCAAGGAAAGAAGATAGGCTTGACGTTGTGGAGTGACGGAAGTTGGCAAAATGATGTTTGAATGGTCCGCATCCCACTCTGAGGAATAGATTCTGTACTCTGTATGGATCTGACGTGCCACACGATTGTGTATCACCTGATAATACAGGCGACCCTCTTTCTCTTGAACAGATGATGTTCTGAACTTTAATTTGATGGATGCCATAATGCTCTGACTTTAACATTGAAATTGCAATTATTACCTTTATATATAATATAAGTGACAGACAAACAGGTATAGGAGGGATGGTGCCTCACCGCTCGGCATACAACAGCTGATATTCCACCCACCTCCGTTTCCTAATGGATGCCACTGCTTTTCCCCTCCATTTGCAATAGCTCAGATAGAGTGGCAGGATGTCCCTGTCGCCACGTTCCAATCGGGTGAGCAGGGACGCTTTCGGGTATCGTCCATTGCCTAACAACTTGGCTGGTCCAATCTGGTACGAGAGGGTGGCAAGCAGATAAGCATCCCTGCCATAACGGGCATATAGGCGCAGGTGCCGGAGGAGGTCTGTCCGTAACAGCAAATCTGCACGCTGACGTGTCAGTGTTTTCGGGAAACGCTCTCCCTTCTGTAGCTGGTGACCATAGCCCACATAGCCCGGTGTGGTCTTTGGGTCGTGCCACCCCTCAAACTCCTTGATGAGTGCTACCGCCTTATCGAACAGTTCCGCAGAAATCTCCTTTGGCATCGGTGGCGAAGAGTCGCCGCCTCGTGTCTGTGCCTTGGCATATCCGCAAAGCAGAGTCAGACATATAATCATCAACTTTATTCTCATAGATTCTCTTTTGTGATTGGTTATGGCGGCAGACACCCGACAAGCGAGTGCCTGCCTCCGTTGGTTAAGGATTGATGTTGATTGGAGAGACGATAGTTCCTATGGGAGTAATCGTGTTACCTTCTGTGGTATCCTCTTCCTCCTTCACCTCGTTATTGAAAGTGAATGTAAGCTGATAGAGCTGATCGTGATTGTCCTCGAAATAGACATCTATCGTCTGCTGATCCTCACACTCCGAGGTGTAGTACAGACGGAACACATCTCTGTCAAGCGGATAGCGGTCATTCGGCAACAGCACCATACCATCATCCATTCTCAATGTTCCCTCGCCATCGGGCTGGAAATAACGGATTGTGTAGCGTGTATCGGAGAAATACCCTTCACGAACAATCTCACAGCGTATCTCTGCTGTCTCGCCCTGTACCAATCGCTTGGGTACAGGCATTGTCTCAACCATAAAAGGATAGGCTTGCTGAACATCGAGGTCATCCTCGCAAGATGTGAAACCCAATACAGCGGTCATCATGGCACCACAAACCATCATATAGGAAAATAACTTTTTCATAACGCTTTTAATTTTAATTGATAATAAACTTGACACCTAAACCGAACTGAGTGCTGAACTTGCCGAGTGAGCCTCCCCAAAGGACACGCTCACGCACATTTGCAAGCAGTACAATACGGTCTGTTATATAACTCTCCAATTCAAGGGTAATGGCACCGCCATAGATGAAGGCATCCTTGGCAAGCAGCGTAGAGCCGTCATAGAGCATCTTGTCACCCCAATTCACCGTTTCGTAGCCTGCCAATGCAGAACCGCCGATGGAGAGGAAGAAGGTCTTTGTAGGATCGGACAAGAACTTCAGGTAGTAACCGCCCTCGGCTGTGAACTGGGCACGCGGAATAGATGTGCCGCGATAGTCGTAGTTCTTGAGCAGATACTCTGCACCCACCACCCAGCGGTTTGCCTTCTTGGTATATCCCGACATCGCTATTCCCGTGTAGTAGTTGAGCGGAGATTTAGAGCCGTTTACAAAGCCGCCTCTGAGTTCCACACCCATCATCTTCGGGAGATAACGCTGGGCGTATGCCTGCCCCGATGACAGGGCAAGCGATACGACTGCAACAAATAGAAACAGATACTTCTTCATAGTTACTTAACTTTAAGTTCGTTGATTACTTTTGCTCTTACGATGTCCTCACTCTCCACGGTAAAGGTCTGGTGTCTGCCACCGCTCTTCTCGTGCATCTCCACCACAAGCACCTTGTCGGCAGGGATAGTGAACTTGTCGAACACGAATACGGTACGCTCATCCTTGTTGCCAGCAACGGTTGTGGCATAATCGTATGCACGCAGAGGGAAGATGACCTGCTCCTGAATGGCTGTACGCTTCATCACCTGCTTATCCACAATCTTGAAGGTCACAAAGTCCACCTCGTATGGTACATTCGATGTGTTCTTCACCTGCGTATGGAAGTAGAGCAAACCATTGTGGGTGTATAGACCACGCAACAGATACTGGATGCCGAAAGCCTTGCTACCGATGTGCTTGATGTGGCGTTTGTTGTCCTTGTGGATAGCCTTGCTGATAAGGTGTAC
The nucleotide sequence above comes from Bacteroides intestinalis DSM 17393. Encoded proteins:
- a CDS encoding class I SAM-dependent methyltransferase, with protein sequence MKENKYDDNIFFQKYSQMSRSQQGLAGAGEWETLRKLLPDFKDKRVLDLGCGYGWHCIYAMEHGASSVVGVDISHKMLEVAKEKTHFPQVEYKCCAIEDVEFPEESFDVILSSLAFHYVADYEILVKKIYRILKSGGNLVFTVEHPVFTAYGTQDWHYNEKGEILHFPVDNYYYEGKRTAVFLGEKVTKYHRTLTTYLNTLLSNGFIINHIVEPQPPENMMDIPGMQDEMRRPMMLIVSANKKVYR
- the erm(G) gene encoding 23S rRNA (adenine(2058)-N(6))-methyltransferase Erm(G), with translation MNKVNIKDSQNFITSKYHIEKIMNCISLDEKDNIFEIGAGKGHFTAELVKRCNFVTAIEIDSKLCEVTRNKLLNYPNYQIVNDDILKFTFPSHNPYKIFGNIPYNISTNIIRKIVFESSATISYLIVEYGFAKSLLDTNRSLALLLMAEVDISILAKIPRYYFHPKPKVDSVLIVLKRKPAKMAFKERKKYETFVMKWVNKEYEKLFTKNQFNKALKYARIYDINNISFEQFVSLFNSYKIFNG
- a CDS encoding UpxY family transcription antiterminator, which gives rise to MVNVLDKDKILWYVMRVYKNENTAEDRLSNETYGLEYFIPKQKVLRTVKGKKVFFMVPVIHSLVFVHASHQKIVDFKHNYYYDLQFVTWKSGGELVYLTVPDEDMTNFIKVCKQADEEVHFYKISEINKEKDKPQIRNL
- a CDS encoding putative resistance-associated DNA invertase → MASIKLKFRTSSVQEKEGRLYYQVIHNRVARQIHTEYRIYSSEWDADHSNIILPTSVTPQRQAYLLSLKDTLDADRKKLLLVIARLDKEGQSYTADTVVDNFHEGKELHGIIGYTLELNEKLRRIGKKRMVARYKTTLNSLQRYLKGGDVPLEEVDGTTIQGYEQWLKDSGLCRNTTSFYIRNLRTIYNHAVDDGLVISSSPFKHVYTGIDKTVKRALPLEIIKQLKELDLSLNPRLELARDMFLFSFYTRGMSFIDMAQLTPSNLHGSTLIYRRQKTSQQLHIKWEPAMQEIVAKYKTDDSPYLLPIAKGEGAIFWRQYKNAYSRITKQLKKIGEMIGLSVPLTTYVARHSWASIAKSKNVPVSTISEALGHDSEKTTQIYLSSLDTSVVDNANNLIINSL
- a CDS encoding lysozyme family protein, encoding MPKEISAELFDKAVALIKEFEGWHDPKTTPGYVGYGHQLQKGERFPKTLTRQRADLLLRTDLLRHLRLYARYGRDAYLLATLSYQIGPAKLLGNGRYPKASLLTRLERGDRDILPLYLSYCKWRGKAVASIRKRRWVEYQLLYAER
- a CDS encoding DUF3872 domain-containing protein, encoding MKKLFSYMMVCGAMMTAVLGFTSCEDDLDVQQAYPFMVETMPVPKRLVQGETAEIRCEIVREGYFSDTRYTIRYFQPDGEGTLRMDDGMVLLPNDRYPLDRDVFRLYYTSECEDQQTIDVYFEDNHDQLYQLTFTFNNEVKEEEDTTEGNTITPIGTIVSPININP
- a CDS encoding conjugal transfer protein TraO, coding for MKKYLFLFVAVVSLALSSGQAYAQRYLPKMMGVELRGGFVNGSKSPLNYYTGIAMSGYTKKANRWVVGAEYLLKNYDYRGTSIPRAQFTAEGGYYLKFLSDPTKTFFLSIGGSALAGYETVNWGDKMLYDGSTLLAKDAFIYGGAITLELESYITDRIVLLANVRERVLWGGSLGKFSTQFGLGVKFIIN